In a genomic window of Gossypium arboreum isolate Shixiya-1 chromosome 7, ASM2569848v2, whole genome shotgun sequence:
- the LOC108487660 gene encoding uncharacterized protein LOC108487660: protein MGNSISPCFHPNPRSSVKLIFWEGNTRILTGKHIAGEVMFEFPDKMVCHADSFFIGHPIPVLGIDDDLMPGQTYFVLPLDRFPCMNVLSASSLAALKSSPKPAPINFGDCPFEYVKGSNGRVLIKVLPEFITSLIHGSKEEGSENSFLCSTPELKKHYDMLVGSKEQVWSPKLETISEYKIRFSPCRFIGLEWKQKENQIY from the coding sequence ATGGGGAATTCCATATCTCCATGTTTTCATCCCAATCCAAGGTCTTCAGTGAAACTCATCTTCTGGGAAGGAAATACAAGAATCCTCACTGGAAAACACATCGCCGGCGAGGTCATGTTTGAGTTTCCCGACAAGATGGTTTGCCATGCAGACTCTTTCTTCATCGGTCACCCCATCCCAGTGTTAGGCATTGACGACGACCTCATGCCTGGTCAAACTTACTTTGTTCTTCCCCTCGATCGATTTCCATGCATGAACGTATTGTCAGCATCTTCTCTTGCTGCCTTAAAGTCTAGTCCTAAACCTGCTCCCATCAACTTCGGGGACTGCCCTTTCGAATACGTCAAAGGTTCAAATGGTAGGGTTCTGATCAAGGTTTTGCCTGAGTTTATAACAAGCTTGATACATGGAAGCAAAGAAGAAGGAAGTGAGAATAGTTTCCTTTGCAGCACACCGGAGTTGAAGAAGCATTACGACATGCTTGTTGGATCAAAAGAACAAGTTTGGTCGCCAAAACTTGAGACGATTTCAGAGTACAAGATTAGGTTTTCCCCTTGCAGGTTCATAGGGCTGGAGTGGAAACAAAAGGAGAaccaaatttattaa